In Rutidosis leptorrhynchoides isolate AG116_Rl617_1_P2 chromosome 2, CSIRO_AGI_Rlap_v1, whole genome shotgun sequence, one genomic interval encodes:
- the LOC139893120 gene encoding transcription factor bHLH94-like has protein sequence MALDTTFYPQDHIGICGYDYNFLQDDNTFCEFLENNKLVHNYGQVHANYWDYNSTSSAIPNYNNYYYDMNDHWGATISSPDDYTGGGTQVDQAMIELPVTMVGPTKVAGVGRRKRRRTTSGKNKQDLENQRMTHIAVERNRRKQMNEYLAVIRSLMPSSYVQRSDQASIVGGAINYVKELEQQLQILEVQKRANDQKLHINNIGYSPPILFSDFFNFPQYSLRLAVKVGNVSSVIPDNRLPAMAEIEVTMVENHANLKVLSKKRPRQLLKFVTGLQCLWLTILHLNVTTIEQMAFYGLSVKIEEGCQLSTVDEIADAVNCILARIEEEALNH, from the exons ATGGCATTAGACACAACATTTTACCCGCAAGATCATATTGGAATATGTGGTTACGATTATAATTTCTTACAAGATGATAATACTTTTTGTGAGTTTTTAGAAAATAACAAGCTTGTTCATAACTATGGACAAGTCCATGCAAATTATTGGGATTACAATTCAACTTCTTCGGCTATCCCAAATTACAACAATTACTATTATGATATGAATGATCATTGGGGTGCCACTATTTCTTCGCCAGACGATTATACTGGCGGTGGCACCCAAGTTGACCAGGCAATGATCGAGTTGCCGGTAACAATGGTGGGCCCCACTAAGGTGGCGGGTGTAGGTAGGAGAAAGCGAAGGCGTACGACAAGTGGGAAGAACAAACAAGATTTAGAGAATCAGAGAATGACTCATATCGCAGTGGAACGCAATCGCCGGAAAcaaatgaacgagtatcttgcggTTATTCGCTCATTGATGCCATCTTCATATGTTCAAAGG AGTGATCAAGCATCAATAGTTGGTGGAGCCATCAACTATGTGAAAGAGCTAGAGCAACAACTACAAATCCTAGAGGTGCAAAAAAGAGCCAATGATCAAAAGCTACATATTAACAACATTGGCTACTCTCCTCCAATTCTTTTTAGTGACTTCTTCAATTTCCCACAATATTCTCTTCGATTGGCCGTCAAAGTAGGTAATGTTTCATCAGTGATTCCAGATAACCGGCTACCGGCTATGGCGGAGATCGAAGTGACAATGGTGGAGAACCATGCAAACCTTAAAGTATTATCAAAGAAACGCCCAAGACAACTTTTGAAATTTGTGACTGGGCTACAGTGTTTGTGGCTTACAATTCTCCATCTTAATGTTACCACCATTGAACAGATGGCATTCTACGGTCTTAGTGTCAAG ATAGAGGAAGGATGCCAGCTAAGTACTGTGGATGAGATTGCTGATGCAGTTAATTGCATATTGGCAAGAATTGAAGAAGAAGCTCTTAATCACTAA